A genomic segment from uncultured Methanobrevibacter sp. encodes:
- a CDS encoding transglutaminase domain-containing protein — translation MVVDIIVLSPDEEFIAWLDSTCVYIEETSQSETIREITLEHSLNDDTKIKKWYRQGNKIWISGGHGLKPCLYVINQEYKIDYWQKETVTLEAEEVLVELNNVELYSYTGSSEIAVDRSFLEGVFGDYYDIGTIDSFVNRQNNKILPVGTMTLIELLRLIESETGMVFATRYEKAGNNVIRRYLDLKQVDNIGFTYSQALDIGYNTDNLVHTVSETDTYRAMAPKLSLSDSSDETSATAMTKSQLGTIISQYRSLAVSKGDRIPMIIEKRQENNSETEVVTAYWYAPFNKRANNLYVEDDAGADSDYSTTEANYNQIYSKKNRNGTIKVPKVGTVSTSETNKYAIYNACARALLEKRYPDIEIEVSVADLNLLVGDDSYFHVYDTVYVKIPGYNELIQAKITKTVKTPNDSGANRITVSNAKIGTKVTQRDTNISISDTTIAKKGQKLAGILYSEGIPLGDEIVSLSFQKYVDEAEPKIADTSKYSSSKKSTKTKTVTEKVKRTDVITAWGYNTCACCGYPKNPYKKVRKTYLNKCPRCGKAMVLKDNPKKCKDGEITCSACGADFCINCGGDKQGKSYCKKYRLTSASEYTTVTKKVDVVSTTKKKEEKKSNPDDPTDNTVAKAQIKKYNIHKDVVAKARSICWGKRTDKSKMRAIADWMGLGNSGKIKYERYACTKRGARKTLEARKGNCADQAHLCIALARAVGVKARYVHRWNHYYGEYKIDGNWFVVDTVTSKGWGHYWSGSGYLIGKGNSLKGCKVS, via the coding sequence ATGGTTGTTGACATCATAGTGCTGTCTCCTGACGAGGAGTTCATCGCATGGCTTGACAGCACATGCGTCTACATAGAGGAGACCTCCCAGTCAGAGACAATCCGTGAGATAACCTTGGAGCACAGCCTGAATGACGATACTAAAATCAAGAAGTGGTACAGGCAGGGCAACAAGATATGGATAAGCGGAGGTCATGGTCTGAAGCCCTGCCTCTATGTGATAAACCAGGAGTACAAGATTGACTACTGGCAGAAGGAGACTGTTACCTTGGAGGCTGAGGAGGTCCTTGTCGAGCTGAACAATGTCGAGCTCTACAGCTATACCGGAAGCAGCGAGATTGCTGTGGACAGGAGCTTCCTTGAAGGAGTGTTCGGAGACTACTATGACATAGGAACAATCGACAGCTTCGTGAACAGGCAGAACAACAAGATACTGCCTGTCGGAACGATGACATTGATTGAGCTTCTACGCCTTATCGAGAGCGAGACAGGAATGGTCTTCGCAACCCGCTACGAGAAGGCAGGAAACAATGTGATAAGAAGGTATCTGGACTTGAAGCAGGTCGACAACATAGGATTCACATATTCTCAGGCTCTCGACATAGGATACAACACAGACAATCTTGTCCATACGGTAAGCGAGACAGACACATACAGGGCAATGGCTCCCAAGCTTAGCCTTAGCGACAGCAGTGACGAGACAAGCGCCACTGCAATGACAAAGAGCCAGCTGGGCACCATAATCAGCCAGTACAGGAGCCTTGCAGTCAGCAAGGGAGACAGGATTCCTATGATAATCGAGAAGCGTCAGGAGAACAATTCCGAGACTGAGGTTGTAACAGCCTACTGGTATGCTCCGTTCAACAAGAGGGCTAACAACCTGTACGTTGAGGACGATGCAGGGGCTGATTCCGACTACAGCACCACGGAAGCCAACTACAACCAGATCTACAGCAAGAAGAACAGGAACGGCACAATTAAGGTTCCTAAGGTCGGAACAGTCTCGACCAGCGAGACAAACAAGTATGCCATCTACAATGCCTGTGCGAGAGCCTTGCTTGAGAAGAGGTATCCTGACATCGAGATTGAGGTGAGCGTTGCAGACCTGAACCTTCTGGTCGGCGATGACAGCTATTTCCATGTCTACGATACCGTCTATGTGAAGATTCCAGGATACAACGAGCTGATACAGGCTAAGATAACAAAGACTGTCAAGACTCCGAATGACAGCGGAGCTAACAGGATAACTGTAAGCAATGCCAAGATAGGAACCAAGGTGACCCAAAGGGACACCAACATCTCCATTTCCGACACCACAATAGCAAAGAAGGGTCAGAAGCTTGCAGGAATCCTGTACAGCGAAGGCATTCCTCTCGGAGACGAGATAGTGAGCCTAAGCTTCCAGAAGTATGTCGATGAGGCTGAGCCGAAGATTGCAGACACTTCAAAATACTCATCATCAAAGAAGTCCACAAAGACCAAGACCGTAACGGAGAAGGTGAAGAGGACAGATGTCATAACCGCTTGGGGCTACAACACCTGCGCATGCTGCGGATATCCTAAGAACCCTTATAAAAAAGTCAGGAAGACATACCTGAACAAGTGTCCGAGATGCGGAAAGGCAATGGTACTGAAGGACAATCCGAAGAAGTGCAAGGACGGGGAGATAACATGCTCTGCGTGCGGAGCGGACTTCTGCATCAACTGCGGAGGCGACAAGCAGGGAAAGAGCTACTGCAAGAAGTACAGGCTCACATCTGCAAGCGAGTACACAACCGTTACCAAGAAGGTGGACGTTGTCTCCACAACCAAGAAGAAGGAGGAGAAGAAGTCCAATCCTGACGATCCGACAGACAATACCGTCGCTAAGGCACAGATAAAGAAATATAACATTCACAAGGACGTTGTCGCAAAAGCCCGCAGCATTTGCTGGGGAAAGAGGACAGACAAGTCCAAGATGAGAGCCATCGCTGACTGGATGGGTCTTGGTAACAGCGGCAAGATAAAGTACGAGAGGTATGCCTGCACCAAGAGAGGCGCTAGGAAGACCTTGGAGGCTCGGAAGGGCAATTGCGCAGACCAGGCTCACCTGTGCATTGCATTGGCACGTGCGGTCGGAGTCAAGGCTCGGTATGTCCACCGGTGGAACCACTACTACGGAGAGTACAAGATCGACGGGAACTGGTTCGTTGTGGACACCGTAACCAGCAAGGGCTGGGGACACTACTGGAGCGGTAGCGGCTATCTGATTGGCAAGGGAAACAGCTTGAAGGGTTGTAAGGTATCATGA